One part of the Nymphaea colorata isolate Beijing-Zhang1983 chromosome 8, ASM883128v2, whole genome shotgun sequence genome encodes these proteins:
- the LOC116258395 gene encoding probable inactive receptor kinase RLK902, with protein sequence MASTATLLRPLLLVLFLLLCGFFELVKPDLAGDKAALLTLRSAVGRFLPWNQSDSTPCAWQGVECGGGRVTALHLPGLGLMGVIPSGVFGALTAVRTVSLRFNALSGPLPSDFGQLADLRNLYLQQNHFSGPIPPGLFGLQKLVRVNLAANNFSGEIPPAFNNLTRLATLILDTNELSGSIPDLNLTNLAVGQFNVSFNRLNGTIPTSLSRLGAESFAGNLALCGNPLPPCPGVAINPFPNSTTGSGGGENGNAGQGKRHRKLSGAAIAGIVIACAVAVVVLVYICLMCVGKKQSNRRKTGAIDMAAVKPPPPDPVGLDKSLDAEEGNVGGAAAAATGLKEEYGVAEKAEVAAAAAAAAAGGKKLVFFPGSRRGFDLEDLLRASAEVLGKGTFGTAYKAVLEGGSVVAVKRLKDVSMNQRDFGEQIDKIGSMVHRNLVPLRAYYYSKEEKLLVYDYMSMGSLSALLHGSRGAGRTPLNWETRSQIALGAARGIEYLHSQGPNVSHGNIKSSNVLLTKEYDGCVSDFGLATLVSSVPSTNRVIGYRAPEVTDPTRISQKADVYSFGVLLLELLTGKPPAHALLNEEGVDLPRWVQSVVREEWTAEVFDLELLRYQNVEEDMVQSLQLAMDCAANYPDQRPTMKEVVRRIEELRRNVTSGHDDVEGAHSSQRTANSIEDTGSNAPPPLRACLIDLKAQANEGKPKVDVLAVIVG encoded by the exons ATGGCCTCGACGGCCACATTGCTGCGTCCACTCCTTCTAGTCCTCTTCTTGCTTCTCTGCGGCTTCTTTGAACTGGTGAAGCCAGACCTAGCTGGCGACAAGGCGGCACTGCTAACCTTACGGTCCGCTGTGGGGAGGTTCCTCCCTTGGAACCAGTCTGACTCGACCCCTTGCGCATGGCAGGGCGTCGAGTGTGGCGGCGGCCGAGTGACGGCCCTCCACCTCCCCGGCCTCGGCCTCATGGGCGTCATTCCCTCCGGCGTCTTCGGCGCCCTCACTGCCGTTCGCACCGTCAGTCTCAGGTTCAACGCCCTCTCGGGACCTCTCCCCTCGGACTTCGGCCAGCTCGCCGACCTCCGCAACCTCTACCTGCAGCAGAACCACTTCTCTGGCCCCATCCCGCCTGGACTCTTCGGCCTCCAGAAGCTCGTCCGCGTCAACCTCGCTGCAAACAACTTTTCCGGCGAGATCCCCCCTGCATTTAACAACCTTACTAGGCTTGCCACACTCATTCTCGACACCAACGAGCTCTCCGGCTCCATTCCCGACCTCAACCTCACGAACCTCGCCGTCGGCCAGTTCAACGTCTCGTTCAATCGACTCAACGGAACTATCCCGACATCGCTTAGCCGCCTTGGCGCCGAGTCGTTCGCTGGCAACCTCGCCTTGTGCGGGAATCCCCTCCCTCCCTGCCCCGGAGTCGCCATTAATCCCTTCCCCAACTCTACCACCGGCTCGGGTGGTGGCGAAAACGGGAATGCCGGCCAGGGGAAGAGGCACCGGAAGCTGTCCGGTGCTGCCATCGCCGGAATCGTGATCGCCTGCGCAGTGGCAGTGGTGGTGCTGGTATACATTTGCTTGATGTGCGTTGGGAAGAAGCAGAGCAACCGACGGAAGACTGGCGCTATCGATATGGCCGCAGTGAAGCCGCCTCCGCCGGATCCAGTGGGGCTTGATAAGTCGCTGGACGCGGAAGAAGGCAATGTGGgtggtgctgctgctgctgctacagGGTTAAAGGAGGAGTATGGTGTTGCCGAGAAGGCGGAGGTGGCtgctgccgctgccgctgctgctgctggcgGGAAGAAGTTGGTGTTCTTCCCTGGTTCAAGACGGGGCTTCGATCTGGAGGACTTACTCAGGGCCTCGGCGGAGGTTCTGGGGAAGGGGACGTTCGGCACGGCGTATAAGGCTGTCCTTGAAGGCGGGAGTGTGGTGGCGGTGAAGCGGTTGAAAGATGTGAGTATGAACCAGAGAGATTTTGGTGAACAAATAGACAAGATCGGATCTATGGTGCACAGGAATCTGGTTCCCCTACGGGCCTACTATTACTCCAAGGAGGAGAAGCTCCTTGTGTATGATTACATGTCTATGGGAAGCTTATCTGCATTGCTTCATG gaAGCAGAGGAGCAGGCAGAACACCACTCAACTGGGAGACAAGGTCGCAGATTGCCCTGGGAGCAGCAAGGGGAATCGAATATCTCCATTCTCAAGGCCCTAACGTCTCTCATGGCAACATCAAGTCTTCCAATGTGTTGCTGACGAAGGAGTATGATGGCTGCGTTTCTGATTTTGGCCTTGCCACACTCGTTTCCTCTGTGCCTTCGACTAATCGTGTGATCGGCTACCGAGCGCCAGAGGTCACTGATCCAACTCGAATTTCTCAGAAGGCAGATGTTTACAGCTTCGGAGTGCTGCTGCTTGAACTCTTGACAGGGAAGCCACCTGCTCATGCATTGCTCAATGAGGAAGGTGTCGACCTGCCGAGATGGGTGCAGTCTGTTGTCCGGGAAGAGTGGACTGCCGAGGTGTTTGATCTTGAGCTCTTGAGATACCAGAACGTTGAAGAAGACATGGTTCAGTCGCTACAATTGGCCATGGATTGTGCTGCAAACTACCCGGACCAGCGGCCCACAATGAAGGAAGTAGTGAGAAGGATTGAAGAGCTCCGCCGAAATGTTACCAGCGGCCATGATGACGTGGAAGGAGCACACTCTTCGCAGAGGACAGCCAACTCTATCGAGGACACAGGTAGTAATGCCCCACCTCCCCTCCGAGCCTGTTTGATTGATCTAAAGGCACAAGCAAATGAAGGTAAGCCGAAGGTGGATGTTTTAGCAGTCATTGTTGGTTAA